From one Cherax quadricarinatus isolate ZL_2023a chromosome 49, ASM3850222v1, whole genome shotgun sequence genomic stretch:
- the LOC128696943 gene encoding piggyBac transposable element-derived protein 3 isoform X2: MEKAPKNESAEATGVSCSGPEREKPSKLAHFESDKFDTHFKCKTDTPLKSQNSNKIGQPLDVDVRDDANSYTDYDLIEVKDEPIKMEDWVDNGDCDKMCSDIEDRKYVVTNLHRLDDVSTNISREKTSFSQDIDVNSDPGSFFGVKDEPIEMEDRVDNNDNNMHNDRDNKKIIPNLLPIDAKATNLPGETTNYSQINEKLFYREPSNTRSKYVCILDDSDSEPEVDDPELLDSGDEYLPPDAEVSSDDEEEERPAKKQKLVKKKRGITIEEYPDEEHIYDDLALQGEPKWSQVDLQNDPLPAYEHEKPLQIRSPYQYFCDFFSQDMVDNIAFQTNLYAKQKTITNNFATDSEEIMRFIGILLFMGIVQIPSLEDYWAGSFRIPQVAEVMGSKRFRLLRRTIHFNDNTQKDNDRFHKVRPLYTALTNACLKVPATPKQSIDEVMVGFKGKTAGNLRQYIKTKPDKCGFKLFCRASEDGIIHDILVYQGTPTFDSHPIKLQQEETKLPISTKIVLVLATTLNKTNTSAIYADNFFSSLYLVKVLRDKYNCRYTGTVRENRCGKPDLMPVKQMEKNIVDRGNFSFKNNDGVLVVRWKDNKVVTLLTSDVGINPVSLVERYNKVTKSKTELQCPAVIKNYNANMGGIDKSNMLVDLYKTPMKSKRWYMRLFAYVLDLAVVNAWLVYCRDCQSVNAKCMSLKLFRNEISVTARSKGQKYRHSTLRTSTRPSPSNSPCTSNGVSMVTALHGQRAERPDDSVRLDKALNHWPVLGKSLSCKYCSNSKKFVTTAFYCSVCKVNLCIKKAKNCFIDFHSSN; encoded by the exons GTGTATCATGCTCCGgcccagagagagagaaaccttcGAAGCTTGCACATTTTGAATCAGACAAATTTGACACCCACTTCAAATGCAAGACTGATACGCCTTTAAAATCCCAGAACAGTAATAAAATTGGACAGCCTCTG GACGTTGATGTGCGTGATGACGCAAACTCCTACACTGATTATGACTTAATTGAGGTGAAAGATG AACCAATAAAGATGGAAGATTGGGTGGATAATGGTGACTGTGATAAGATGTGCAGTGACATTGAGGACAGGAAATATGTAGTGACTAACTTGCATCGCCTTGATGACGTCTCGACAAATATTTCCAGGGAAAAGACCAGTTTCAGCCAA GACATTGATGTGAACAGTGACCCGGGCAGCTTCTTTGGGGTCAAAGATG AACCAATAGAGATGGAAGATCGGGTGGATAACAACGATAATAATATGCATAATGACagagataataaaaaaataattcctaACTTGCTGCCCATCGATGCCAAAGCGACAAACCTGCCCGGGGAAACGACCAATTACAGCCAG atcaatgagaaattgttttatagagagccctccaacaccaggtcaaaatatgtctgcattttggatgacagtgactcagaaccagaggtaGATGACCCTGAATTgcttgatagtggtgatgaatacttgccaccggatgcagaggtgtcaagtgatgatgaagaggaagaaaggccagccaaaaagcagaaattagtcaagaaaaagagaggcaTTACGATCGAGGAGTACCCTGATGAGGAACATATTTATGACGATCTTGCTCTTCAAGGTGAACCAAAGTGGTCCCAGGTTGACCTCCAAAATGACCCTTTGCCAgcatatgaacatgaaaagcctcttcAAATTAGGTCTCCATATCAGTATTTTTGTGATTTCTTTAGTCAAGACATGGTAGATAACATAGCATTTCAAACAAATTTGTATGCCAAGCAAAAAACCATAACTAATAATTTTgcaacagattctgaagagatcatgaggttcataggtattttgttgttcatgggtATTGTTCAAATACCATCACTCGAAGACTATTGGGCAGGTTCATTTAGGATCCCCCAGGTTGCAGAAGTCATGGGGTCTAAGAGGTTTAGGTTACTTAGAAGGACTATCCATTTCAATGACAACACAcaaaaggataatgacagattccacaaagtaaggcctctttacactgcactaactaatgcttgcttgaaagttccagctacacctaagcaatctattgatgaagtcatggttggtttcaagggtaaaactgctggaaacctaaggcagtacatcaaaacGAAACCAGATAAGTGtggtttcaaacttttttgtcgtgcaagtgaagatggaatcatacatgatatactcgTGTATCAAGGCACaccaacttttgacagccatcccATAAAGCTTCAACAGGAAGAAACTAAACTACCAATAAGtacaaagattgttctggtacttgcaACAACTCTGAACAAGACCaacacatcagcaatctatgctgacaatttcttttcaagtctaTATTTGGTCAAGGtactaagagataagtataactgcagatacactggaacagtacgtgaaaatagatgtggtaagccagaTCTGATGCCTGTCAAACAAATGGAAAAGAACATTGTGGACAGGGGCAATTTTAGCTTCAAAAACAatgatggtgtccttgttgtaagatggaaggacaacaaagttGTGACTTTATTGACAAGTGATGTAGGGATCAATCCTGTGAGTCTTGTTGAAAGATATAACAAGGTTACAAAGTCCAAAACCGAGTTACAgtgccctgcagtcatcaagaactataatgcaaacatgggaggtattgacaaaagtAACATGTTGGTGGATCTgtacaaaacaccaatgaaatctaaacgttggtacatgcggctgTTTGCCTATGTTcttgatcttgctgttgtgaatgcatggcttgTTTACTGCCGTGATTGTCAATCAGTAAATGCCAAGTGCATGTCATTGAAGCTTTTCAGGAATGAAATCTCTGTCACCGCAAGGTCTAAAGGCCAAAAGTATAGACACAGCACCCTAagaacatctacaagaccttcaccaaGTAATTCACCATGTACTTCCAATGGTGTCAGCATGGTGACAGCTCTGCATGGCCAACGTGCAGAAAGGCCTGATGACAGTgtgaggcttgacaaagctctaaacCACTGGCCAGTGTTAGGGAAGTCGCTTAGTTGCAAGTATTGTAGCAACTCGAAAAAATTTGTCACAACCGCATTCTACtgttctgtatgcaaagtaaatctatgcataAAGAAGGCTAAAAATTGCTTCATAGACTTCCATTCTAGCAATTAG